The nucleotide window TCACAGTTATATGCCTCATCTGTATGCTCTTATCAAACTTGCACAAGAGAAAGGTTTAGAAAAAGTCTATATACACGCTTTTCTGGACGGGAGGGATGAACCTCCAAAAGCTGCTCTGGGAGACATAAAGGAACTTGATGCGTTTTGTAAAGAGCATGGAAGCGCTAAAATAGCAACCGTCTCGGGCCGTTACTATGCAATGGACAGAGATAAACGCTGGGATAGGACAAAACTTGCCTACGATGCCCTTACTAGAGGGATAGCTCCATATACAGCCCCAAACCCAGAAACTGCAGTTTCTAATGCCTACACTAGAGGAGAAACTGATGAGTTTGTAAAACCCACTATAATTACTGATCAAGCAGGAAAACCCATAGCGACAGTACAGAATAAAGATTCCGTAATTTTTTTCAATTTTCGGGCTGATAGGGCAAGGCAAATAACCTGGGCTTTTGTAAAAGATGACTTTGACGGGTTTATGAGGGAAAAACGTCCTGAGGTTTACTTTGTCTGTATGACTCAATACGATGAGACCCTTGATGTGCCCGTTGCTTTTCCTCCAGTAAAGCTGGAAAATGTACTTGGAGAGGTATTGAGCAAGCATGGACTCATCCAGCTACGCATAGCTGAAACCGAAAAATACGCCCATGTGACCTATTTCCTTAACGGTGGCGAAGAAAAGCGTTATAGGGGTGAAGACCGCTGCCTTATTCCCTCGCCGAAAATCGCTACTTACGACCTTAAACCGGAAATGAGCGCGTACGAGATTACGGACGAAGTTATCAGAAGAGTCCGGTCAGGAAAGTATGACGTTATTGTCCTTAACTTTGCAAACATGGATATGGTAGGACATAGCGGAATTTTTGAAGCTACAGTTAAAGCGGTAGAAGCCGTTGATAAGTGTATTGGCAGGATTGTAGAGGCCCTAAAGGAAAAAGGCGGTGTGGCACTCATTACTGCAGATCACGGAAATGCCGAGGAAATGATAGACTCAAAAACAGGAGAGCCACGTACTGCACACACTTCAAACCCGGTAAAATGCATTTACTTCGGAAACAGTGAAGTAAAAGCGCTTAAGAATGGAAAACTATCTGACGTTGCACCGACAATTCTCGAGCTTCTTGATATCTCTAAGCCGCCAGAGATGACAGGAAAGTCACTTCTTGTAAAAAAGTGATTAAGAGTTGTATGAAGATCAGATTAATTCTGAAATTAATATAACTCTGAAACTAATATAACTCTGAAATTAATGTAACTCTGAAACTAATGTAACTCTGAAACTAATGTAACTCTGAAACTAATGTAACTCTGAAACTAATGTAACTCTGAAATTAAAACTGAAAAACAGCAACATTAAGTCATAAAACATTAGTTTATAAGACATCAAATTATAAAACATTAAATTATAGGCATTAAATTATGAAATATTAAGTCATAAAACACTAAATCATAAAACATTGAGCTATAAAACATTAAAGTGTAAACTTAATATTGTATTTATTATACTTAGTTTATGCCTTCAGTGCACAAATCTATGGTTTTGTGAAGGTTTCGGTTGACGGAATAAGCTGAATAAACCAGTTCCTTCTTAAAACAGAATAGCAACAGAAGACGTTTATTATTAACAACTGCCCTATTATCTTTAATCTCCACGAGGCATGAACATTGGAAGTTAAGACAAGTTCCAAATTTAAAAATCATAGTTTGTTTGATTACTCCGGTATAAGGAAATATATTACTCGAAGATTCGATATAGAGTCTGCAAAGATTAACTCGATTGCTATTCTGATTGGTCTTCTAACAGGGCTGGTAATAGGCATATATGACCGTTCCCTTCTGTACTTCAGCACTCTTTTCGGAATGCAACGCGGATTTTCAGTACACGAGCTCCCATCTTATTATATAATGTTCATGCCTGCTCTGGGAGGGCTGATAGTTGGGATGATCTCGCATTTCCTGATAAAAAGGCGCTATGGGGTTGACGGGCTTATTGAAACAGTAGCAGTTCGTGGAGCAAGGCTTAATCTTACCGACTCTCTTCTTGAAGTTTTTGCGTCGATAATTTCAATCAGCTCAGGAGCTTCACTGGGAAAAGAGGCACCTGGCATTGTAGGCGGTGCCTGGACAGGAGCTTTAGTGGGACGAATCCTGAAAAATCCCGAAAAAAGACTCCAGATTCTTCTAGGCTGTGGGGCTGCTGGAGGTATCGCAGCAGTCTTCAGTGCCCCGCTTGCAGGTGTGGTTTTTGTCGTTGAAGTGATTTACGGAGAACTTGAAACAAGTACCTTTATTCCTATAGTTATTTCTTCAGTTTTTGCAACACTTGTATCAAACTCGATTATTGGAATTGAACTTCTCCACATCCCTGCCTACTCACTTGTCAGTCCATATCGAGAGTTAGGGCTCTACCTTATTTTTGGGCTCCTTGCGGGCATAGTTTCAACAGTGCTGATCCGAATCCTTTACTACACAAAAGATCTGTTTTCGGAAATACCTGTTCATCCCATCTTTAAACCTGCCATTGGAGGACTGGCAGTAGGTGTGATCGGGCTTTTCTATCCTCGGGTTCTTGGGATGGGCTATGGTGTGATTACGGATGCCCTGAATAACCAGTTTACCTTCAAACTTTTACTAATCCTGCTTTTCCTTAAAATTCTCGCTTTTTCTCTGAGCCTTGGATCAGGAGGCTTTGGTGGAACAATTATTCCGTCTCTGTTTGTGGGAACAATGCTTGGAGGAGCTTTTGGGACAGTTGTAGATACCTTATACCCTGGAATGACGGCAGGGCCCGGAGCTTATGCACTTGTGGGTATGGGTGCAGTCTTTGCCGGAACTACCAGAGCACCTCTTACTGCTATTCTGATTCTTTTTGAGCTTACCAGGGATTACAACTTAATCCTCCCTCTCATGTTTGCCTGCGTTCTCAGTAATGTAATGTCAAGTGCTATGTACCCTGAATCAATCTTTACTGAAGGACTTCGCAGGAAAGGAATCAAAATCCGTAAAGGCAGGGAAGTAGACATTATGACCTCCATTCCCGTAAAAGCTGCAATGGTCACACATGTCCAGACTATCACCGAAGACAAAAACGTCGAAACTCTTGAAGCTCTTATGAAAGTGAGCCGACATGTTGGTTTTCCGGTCATTGACTCAAAAGGCAAACTTTCTGGAATTGTAACACTATCAGACCTCCGTAATAAGGTAAAGCCCGGAGAAGCCGGTAAAAAAATAGGAGAGATCGCTACCAGAGAAGTTGAAGTCGCCTACCCTGATGAAACTCTTGATACCGCCCTCAGACGCCTTGCCTCAAAGCAAATAGGCAGGCTTCTTGTCGTTGATAGAACGGATAAAACAAAACTTCTTGGAATCATTACCCGGAGTGATATCGTAAACGCATACAACAAGAAAGTCGTTGAAAAATTCCGGAACATCACCTGACCAGGAACACATATATAATCAAGATTTTATAATTTGAAGTTTAACACAATTTACGTTCAAGGTTTAGGCAACCTGAGGCTTGTAAGTACTTCGGGATTTACAACATTCTGAGGCTTTCCTTCAACGAATCTTTCTATATTCTGGATGCAGACAAATGTGCATTCTTCAAGGGATTCCTCAGTAAGGAAAGCTATGTGAGGCGTAAGTACGACATTTTCCAACTTTGTCAGAGGATCGCTTACAGGCAATGGCTCTTTTTCAAAAACATCAAGACCGGCTCCAAGGATTTCTTTCTCTTTGAGGGCTTCTATGAGAGCAGCTTCATCAACCACCTTCCCTCTGGCAGTATTTATCAGGATTGCGCTCTTTTTCATTTTTGCAAGTTCTTTTGCTCCTATCATTTTTTCCGTGGAAGGAGTTAAAGGCACATGAAGCGTAACAATATCAGATTCCGAAAGTAAGGTATCCAGATCGACAAACTTTATTCCAAGTTTTCTTTCTTTTTCTGCACTCGGATGGCCTGTAACCGAAATGACATTCATGTTAAAACCATGAGCTATCTGGATAACTCTTACTCCTATACTGCCGGTACCTATTACCCCTATTGTTTTTCCCATAAGCTGATTCCCAACATAGTTTCGCCAGTCAAAATTCCCTTCTCGAAGCCTGGTGTCTGCGATATGTACTTTTCTTAGAAGATTTAGAGCCAGGGCAAAAACCATTTCAGCAACCGAATCAAATGCATAGTCAGGAACATTGGATACAACCACACCTTTTTCAGTTGCAGCTTTGAGATCTATATGATCATAGCCGGTTTGCCATACGGAAAGCATGGTTAAGTTTCGGGAGGCATTGAACGCTTTTCCCGAAAAGCCATATCTACCTACAATGACTATATCTGCATCCCTTACTCTTGAGATAAATTCTTCAACTGAAGAAGGCGTGCTTTCAAAGACCTTAAGGTCCCCGAGAATCTCAAGTTTTTTTCTATATTGTTCTGGCAGGAATACAGGATCTGAAACAACTATTTTCATTTTTCTCACTTCCTCGAACCGTAGAAACTCAGGTACTTTTCCGGGTCTTCGTCGAACTTCTTTTTACAGGAAAGAGAGCAGAAATAGTATTCTTTTCCCTTATACTCGCTCGTGAATTTTGCATTTCTCTTGTCTACTTGCATTTTGCAAACTACATCTGTTTCAGTGGACAAGGCCGAACCCATATCGTTCATGTACACTCCCCAATTTGTCCCGATTTTTATAATTACAACTATAATTATAATCTAATTATAATTATATCTGCTATTTTTCTTCGACATAGATATATGTTACTTCTTCAGGGTTACTTTTTCTTCAAAGTCATTTTCTCTTCCTTCTTAAGTTTTAGTTTTGTCCTGTATAGTGCAAGTAAAAAGCCGTATACTGCTGGCCCAATTACCAGTCCGGTAACTCCAATTACAAGAAGAGGGGCTCCAAGTGCCAGAATTGTCAGTATTGGATGTACCGCACCTTTTTTTTCAACCAGTTTAGGTCTTAAGTAATAGTCCTGTACTGTATTTAGAGAAACACTGAAAATTAATATCTGTAAAGCTTTACTATAGTCCTCAAGTAAAACATAGTATGCTGTAAGGGGCAGGTACACTCCAGGTAGTCCGATTAAGGGATACATTGACAGAAGAAACATAAGTGAAGCCAGAACACCTGGATAAGGCACATCGAGCAGGTACAGGCCAAAGAGGGCGATAACTCCTATTATAGCGCTTGCAACAAAATGTTGTCTGAACAGGCCGGAATAGATCACATCCAGCTCTTTTAAGAAAAATTTAACTTCTTCTTCATTTTTATCAGGTATAAAGTTAAAAATCTGATCGATTAACTTGTTTCCGGTAAGTAAAAGATAGTACGAAAAGATGATCGCTACTATAAAAGCTACTATATAAAATGGCAAAGTGGCTGTTAAAAAAATCACTAAAATTTTGTTGGCGGAAAGTTCTCAGTTTTAAGAGCTGTTAAGTAAACAAGGATGATAACCTATCATCTGTTCTCAAATCTCCTGAACTCTCCTGATGCGATCCTATTCAGTACTTACTTTCCATTATCCGACAGAGTGAAGATTTTGTTTCCGAAATTGATTAGTAAAATTTTTCAATTTCGTGCTTTACGTCCTTAATAGAGAACTTTTGTCTTACAAGAGGCTCTTCCTGAATCGTAGGCATTCCTTCTTCAAGCGTTTCTCGCTCATTTTTATACAAAATGCCGTTAGGAATTTTATCTCCCCATTCCAGAGACTTTTCGAAAGCTTTTAAGCGGTCAGATGGGTCATATTCTTCTTCTAGTTTATACACTCTGTCCCGGTACCACTTGAAAGTGTTTATCTTGTTAAAGGTAACGCAGGGCTGAAGAATATCAAGAAGGGAAAAACCTTTGTGTGTTATGGCAGCCTTCATAAGCTCTTTCAGATAACCCTGATCTCCTGCAAAACCTCTGGCAACAAAACTGCAGTCCTGAGAAATTGCCAGAGCAAGCGGGTTCATTTGCTCTGCAAGGACACCGTAAGGCTGGATTTTTGTGTGGGTTTTCTGAGCTGTGGTAGGAGAGGCCTGTCCTTTTGTAAGTCCGTAAATCTGGTTGTCATGTACTAACAGGGTAATATTCGGGTTACGTCGAATT belongs to Methanosarcina barkeri 3 and includes:
- a CDS encoding chloride channel protein, whose translation is MEVKTSSKFKNHSLFDYSGIRKYITRRFDIESAKINSIAILIGLLTGLVIGIYDRSLLYFSTLFGMQRGFSVHELPSYYIMFMPALGGLIVGMISHFLIKRRYGVDGLIETVAVRGARLNLTDSLLEVFASIISISSGASLGKEAPGIVGGAWTGALVGRILKNPEKRLQILLGCGAAGGIAAVFSAPLAGVVFVVEVIYGELETSTFIPIVISSVFATLVSNSIIGIELLHIPAYSLVSPYRELGLYLIFGLLAGIVSTVLIRILYYTKDLFSEIPVHPIFKPAIGGLAVGVIGLFYPRVLGMGYGVITDALNNQFTFKLLLILLFLKILAFSLSLGSGGFGGTIIPSLFVGTMLGGAFGTVVDTLYPGMTAGPGAYALVGMGAVFAGTTRAPLTAILILFELTRDYNLILPLMFACVLSNVMSSAMYPESIFTEGLRRKGIKIRKGREVDIMTSIPVKAAMVTHVQTITEDKNVETLEALMKVSRHVGFPVIDSKGKLSGIVTLSDLRNKVKPGEAGKKIGEIATREVEVAYPDETLDTALRRLASKQIGRLLVVDRTDKTKLLGIITRSDIVNAYNKKVVEKFRNIT
- a CDS encoding 2-oxoacid:ferredoxin oxidoreductase subunit beta, which gives rise to MPTSEDYQGQVPAWCPGCGNFNILSTVKEALVELGIEPWEVLVVSGIGQAGKLPHYMRCHTFNGLHGRTLPVATAAKLANHSLHVIAVAGDGDCYGEGGNHFLHTIRRNPNITLLVHDNQIYGLTKGQASPTTAQKTHTKIQPYGVLAEQMNPLALAISQDCSFVARGFAGDQGYLKELMKAAITHKGFSLLDILQPCVTFNKINTFKWYRDRVYKLEEEYDPSDRLKAFEKSLEWGDKIPNGILYKNERETLEEGMPTIQEEPLVRQKFSIKDVKHEIEKFY
- a CDS encoding AI-2E family transporter, whose translation is MPFYIVAFIVAIIFSYYLLLTGNKLIDQIFNFIPDKNEEEVKFFLKELDVIYSGLFRQHFVASAIIGVIALFGLYLLDVPYPGVLASLMFLLSMYPLIGLPGVYLPLTAYYVLLEDYSKALQILIFSVSLNTVQDYYLRPKLVEKKGAVHPILTILALGAPLLVIGVTGLVIGPAVYGFLLALYRTKLKLKKEEKMTLKKK
- a CDS encoding 2-hydroxyacid dehydrogenase, which produces MKIVVSDPVFLPEQYRKKLEILGDLKVFESTPSSVEEFISRVRDADIVIVGRYGFSGKAFNASRNLTMLSVWQTGYDHIDLKAATEKGVVVSNVPDYAFDSVAEMVFALALNLLRKVHIADTRLREGNFDWRNYVGNQLMGKTIGVIGTGSIGVRVIQIAHGFNMNVISVTGHPSAEKERKLGIKFVDLDTLLSESDIVTLHVPLTPSTEKMIGAKELAKMKKSAILINTARGKVVDEAALIEALKEKEILGAGLDVFEKEPLPVSDPLTKLENVVLTPHIAFLTEESLEECTFVCIQNIERFVEGKPQNVVNPEVLTSLRLPKP
- a CDS encoding YHS domain-containing protein, producing MNDMGSALSTETDVVCKMQVDKRNAKFTSEYKGKEYYFCSLSCKKKFDEDPEKYLSFYGSRK
- the gpmI gene encoding 2,3-bisphosphoglycerate-independent phosphoglycerate mutase → MTQARRPLMLIILDGWGYRKAKEGNAVLTARTPNLDRLEKEYPWCFLKASGEAVGLPKGMMGNSEVGHLTIGAGRTVNQDLTRINLSIRKGDFFKNQVFLSAISNVKANNSCLHLMGLASYGGIHSYMPHLYALIKLAQEKGLEKVYIHAFLDGRDEPPKAALGDIKELDAFCKEHGSAKIATVSGRYYAMDRDKRWDRTKLAYDALTRGIAPYTAPNPETAVSNAYTRGETDEFVKPTIITDQAGKPIATVQNKDSVIFFNFRADRARQITWAFVKDDFDGFMREKRPEVYFVCMTQYDETLDVPVAFPPVKLENVLGEVLSKHGLIQLRIAETEKYAHVTYFLNGGEEKRYRGEDRCLIPSPKIATYDLKPEMSAYEITDEVIRRVRSGKYDVIVLNFANMDMVGHSGIFEATVKAVEAVDKCIGRIVEALKEKGGVALITADHGNAEEMIDSKTGEPRTAHTSNPVKCIYFGNSEVKALKNGKLSDVAPTILELLDISKPPEMTGKSLLVKK